A window of the Desulfobacula toluolica Tol2 genome harbors these coding sequences:
- the amrS gene encoding AmmeMemoRadiSam system radical SAM enzyme → METLIYEKLDEKKVRCGICRHFCVIKDGKRGICGVRENKGGRLMSLVYPKVIATGVDPIEKKPIFHLKPGSFSYSIATVGCNLKCAFCQNANIAQMPSDNNGLIQGRDFFPEQIVKDAVKNGCDSIAYTYTEPTVFFELALETARLARAKGLFNIFVTNGYMSTRVLEMVSPFLDAANVDLKAFDDKFYKTFCKARLEPVKENIKRMKDLGILVEITTLLIPGLNDDKNDLTAMAQYIANDLGCETPWHISRFHPCYHMTDRPPTPLSVLETAYESGRQAGLRYVYIGNVPGQSSENTYCHSCDALLVKRYAYQVESFLQEGGKCPRCDTIAYGIY, encoded by the coding sequence ATGGAAACCCTGATCTATGAAAAACTGGATGAAAAAAAAGTAAGGTGTGGCATCTGCCGCCATTTTTGTGTCATCAAGGACGGGAAAAGGGGCATTTGCGGGGTTCGTGAGAATAAAGGCGGCAGGCTGATGTCCCTTGTTTATCCAAAGGTGATTGCCACCGGGGTTGATCCCATAGAGAAAAAGCCGATATTCCATTTAAAACCGGGATCATTTTCTTATTCCATTGCCACGGTGGGATGTAATTTGAAATGTGCGTTCTGCCAAAATGCCAATATTGCCCAGATGCCGTCAGATAACAACGGGTTGATCCAGGGAAGAGATTTTTTTCCTGAACAAATTGTCAAAGACGCTGTCAAAAACGGGTGTGACAGTATCGCATATACCTATACCGAACCCACCGTGTTTTTTGAATTGGCCCTTGAAACTGCCCGGCTTGCAAGGGCAAAAGGTTTGTTCAATATTTTTGTCACCAATGGGTATATGAGTACCAGGGTTCTTGAGATGGTTTCTCCCTTTCTGGATGCGGCCAATGTGGATCTGAAAGCATTTGATGATAAATTTTATAAGACCTTTTGCAAAGCAAGGCTTGAACCGGTTAAAGAAAATATTAAACGAATGAAAGACCTGGGAATCCTGGTGGAAATAACTACGCTGCTGATTCCGGGTTTAAATGATGATAAAAATGATCTGACGGCCATGGCGCAATATATTGCCAATGATCTGGGTTGTGAAACTCCATGGCATATTTCAAGGTTTCATCCCTGCTATCATATGACGGACAGGCCGCCAACGCCGTTATCCGTTCTGGAAACAGCATATGAGTCGGGCAGGCAGGCCGGGCTTAGATATGTGTATATTGGAAATGTTCCGGGCCAGTCGTCTGAGAATACCTATTGTCATTCGTGTGATGCGCTTTTAGTGAAACGATATGCGTATCAGGTGGAAAGTTTTTTGCAGGAAGGGGGAAAATGCCCCCGATGTGATACCATTGCCTATGGAATATATTGA
- a CDS encoding cation:proton antiporter domain-containing protein — translation MDVVVFGACFALIAVASKQIGHSLMKTGLPLISGFLLTGIIAGPYMLDLITLEATLNLRFVDEVSLGFIAFAAGGELYLKELKTRVKSIAWITTGLVVCTFFLTGLTFFLLSGFIPFMQLMPVDARIGVSILAGAILVARSPSSAIAIVNELRAKGSFTQTVLGVTIIMDVVVIILFAANSSIADALFSGMDFNFSFILLLIAEIGASFILGYLVSRLILAVLLLPVQKSLKTAFILSAGYLVFILSSQIRQMSHGTLSAEVLLEPLLICMVAGFFVSNTSRVRREFLKILYDISLTVYIAFFTLTGASLSLDVLVQTWPIAVTLFFARAIAILFGSFIGGTLAKNPLKNNTISWMAYITQAGVGLGLAKEVVVEFPEWGNPFATIIISIIVLNQIVGPPLFKYAIKMMKEDHSRAEGHVAAGSRNAVIFGSDGQAFALAMSLISQGWAVKVGVTHMNNHHEKNPNINVYQLSDLSLAQLKYTGGDHAGAIVAMLSDDENYKICEIAYEHFGTQTIIARLNDRKNFSRFQALGVLIVDPATAIVSLLDNFVQSPAAASLLMGMQKDRNIVDLRIKNPDLFGLALRDLRLPFDAVIMSVRRRGVLFVPHDYTRLEAGDLVTVVGATNSLKEIALRFDVNQEEALLQLVEKASAKELIDPLVQTEVKEIIASDRFVQREGFVQRDRSVQKNKFVQKDRFDMFVENSPVMDLKQAMNKETFFDMVSHAMSDSLNMSPSLLYDMLMTREEEITTVLAPGLAVPHIIVEGEKKFSVLLARCRKGIEFSKSTPLVYAAFVLVGSKDERKFHLRALSAVAQIVLDPRFEKKWLRAKNKAALRQVVIGADRKREV, via the coding sequence ATGGATGTTGTTGTATTTGGTGCCTGTTTTGCACTCATTGCTGTTGCGTCAAAACAGATCGGTCACAGCCTGATGAAAACAGGATTGCCGTTGATCAGCGGTTTTTTGCTGACCGGTATCATTGCAGGCCCTTATATGCTTGATCTGATCACCCTGGAAGCCACCTTGAATCTGCGGTTTGTGGATGAAGTTTCCTTGGGGTTCATTGCTTTTGCTGCCGGCGGAGAGCTGTATTTAAAAGAGCTCAAAACCAGGGTCAAAAGTATTGCATGGATTACCACCGGTCTTGTGGTGTGTACGTTCTTTTTAACCGGTCTGACCTTTTTTCTTCTTTCCGGATTTATCCCTTTCATGCAACTTATGCCTGTTGACGCAAGAATCGGTGTTTCAATTCTGGCAGGTGCCATACTGGTTGCCCGGTCGCCGTCTTCCGCCATTGCCATTGTCAATGAATTAAGGGCCAAAGGCTCGTTTACCCAGACCGTGCTGGGGGTGACCATTATTATGGATGTGGTGGTCATTATTTTGTTTGCCGCCAATTCATCTATTGCAGACGCGCTTTTTTCAGGCATGGATTTTAATTTCAGCTTTATCCTGCTTTTGATAGCGGAGATTGGTGCATCCTTTATTCTCGGATATCTTGTTTCCAGGCTGATTCTGGCCGTGTTGCTGTTGCCTGTTCAAAAATCCTTAAAAACCGCTTTTATTTTATCAGCCGGTTATCTTGTATTTATTTTGTCATCCCAAATCCGGCAGATGTCCCATGGCACCCTGTCTGCTGAAGTTTTGCTTGAACCTTTGCTGATCTGTATGGTGGCGGGATTTTTCGTGTCCAATACATCAAGAGTTAGAAGGGAATTTTTAAAGATTCTCTATGACATCAGCCTGACCGTCTATATTGCATTTTTCACTTTGACCGGCGCATCCTTGTCACTTGATGTTCTTGTGCAGACCTGGCCCATTGCCGTCACTCTTTTTTTTGCAAGGGCCATTGCCATATTGTTCGGATCTTTCATCGGCGGCACACTGGCAAAAAATCCCCTGAAAAACAACACCATTTCCTGGATGGCCTATATCACACAGGCGGGTGTGGGCCTGGGTCTGGCAAAAGAAGTGGTTGTTGAATTTCCCGAATGGGGAAACCCTTTTGCCACAATCATCATATCCATTATTGTTTTAAACCAGATCGTTGGTCCGCCATTGTTTAAATACGCCATTAAAATGATGAAGGAAGATCACTCCAGAGCAGAAGGTCATGTGGCTGCAGGTTCAAGAAATGCAGTGATTTTCGGGTCTGACGGCCAGGCGTTTGCTTTGGCCATGTCTTTGATTTCCCAGGGGTGGGCAGTGAAAGTGGGTGTTACTCACATGAACAATCACCATGAAAAAAATCCAAACATCAATGTTTATCAATTGTCAGACCTGAGCCTTGCTCAATTGAAATATACGGGCGGTGATCATGCCGGGGCCATTGTGGCGATGTTGTCGGATGATGAAAATTATAAAATATGTGAAATAGCGTATGAGCATTTTGGAACTCAGACCATCATTGCCCGGTTGAATGATCGGAAAAATTTCAGCCGTTTCCAGGCCCTGGGTGTTTTGATTGTTGATCCGGCCACGGCAATTGTCAGCCTGCTGGACAATTTTGTGCAGTCGCCTGCTGCAGCATCATTGCTGATGGGGATGCAAAAAGACCGGAATATTGTTGATCTTCGAATTAAAAATCCGGACCTGTTCGGTCTGGCTTTAAGGGATCTGAGGCTGCCTTTTGATGCCGTAATCATGTCTGTTCGAAGACGGGGGGTGCTGTTTGTGCCTCATGATTACACAAGACTTGAGGCAGGTGATCTTGTGACAGTGGTGGGGGCGACCAATTCCTTAAAAGAAATCGCCTTGAGATTTGACGTCAACCAGGAAGAAGCATTGCTGCAGCTTGTTGAAAAGGCAAGTGCAAAGGAATTGATTGATCCTCTGGTTCAAACCGAAGTCAAAGAGATCATCGCTTCAGACCGGTTTGTTCAAAGAGAAGGGTTTGTTCAAAGAGACCGGTCTGTTCAAAAAAACAAGTTTGTTCAAAAAGACAGGTTTGATATGTTTGTGGAAAACAGCCCGGTAATGGATTTGAAACAGGCCATGAACAAGGAAACCTTTTTTGATATGGTTTCCCATGCCATGTCCGACTCATTGAATATGTCGCCTTCACTTCTGTATGACATGCTGATGACACGGGAAGAAGAAATAACAACCGTACTGGCACCTGGATTGGCAGTTCCCCATATTATTGTTGAAGGGGAAAAAAAATTTTCCGTTCTTCTGGCCAGGTGCCGCAAAGGCATTGAGTTTTCCAAATCCACACCATTGGTGTATGCGGCTTTTGTTTTGGTGGGCTCTAAAGATGAAAGAAAATTTCACCTGCGTGCCCTGTCTGCTGTTGCACAGATTGTTCTGGACCCTCGGTTTGAAAAAAAATGGCTTCGGGCAAAAAATAAAGCTGCGTTGCGGCAGGTTGTCATTGGTGCAGATCGGAAGCGTGAGGTATAA
- a CDS encoding Lon protease family protein — MKEKFKVSLKELNQKYPSGLFDFKDTSKLEPLDRIINQKRAVEAIDFGLNMTGPEYNIFVTGLEGTGKSTIVRELLKEHAKNRQTSEDLCLVNNFDNDYCPVVIEMPAGSAVYFSQSMTRFIEVLKIKIPEFFEAPSFLEEQNAIHKETSIRQKKLLEDVEQFARNLGLSILRTQTDYEVVPLLDGKPMSQEDYQALDEAALRKIDEAMEQVEEKLSPCLIEMDNLAEQMEAGLKEKVASITDQLISEQIDPVRYYFKDCKDIQIYLKNVKQDIIDNISLFLGVKSQEENEGEKVLEMTGSLVKRYQVNVLVDRRREKGAPVVFEPNPSFHNLFGKIEKKPVTGSFETDFTMVQAGSLLKANKGYLILDIEPLLSNPLVWESLKRTLQDSQLRIEDMPDQLDYGMPSLKPAPIPLSVKVVLVGGYEPFRILQSADARFNKIFKVRADFDYEAPLTDENIYNYARFIARVCKKENLLSFTADGVWAVIGYGSRMVANQQKLSLRFGPILGILKEADYWAKKEGASVVSEKYVTLALNQQRFRNNLYEEKLSEEFDDQYVLIDVKGRTTGQVNALAVYDMGEIAFGRPTRITAESYMGPAGIINVEHESDLSGQTHDKGIMIISGYLGRMFAQNYPLSVSISITFEQSYDGIDGDSASSTELYAVLSSLSGIPIRQEIAVTGSVNQKGEIQAIGDVNEKIEGFYDICVKKGLTKHQGVMIPASNVKNLVLRKDVVQTIESGWFHLYKVTNIEEGIEVLTGIAAGQPDSNDCYPKETVFGKVQEKLKKYHELSLQFGK; from the coding sequence ATGAAAGAAAAGTTTAAAGTTTCACTAAAAGAGTTGAACCAAAAATATCCGTCAGGGCTGTTTGATTTTAAGGATACGTCAAAATTGGAGCCGTTGGACAGGATTATCAATCAAAAAAGGGCGGTGGAAGCCATTGATTTTGGATTGAACATGACGGGTCCGGAATATAATATTTTTGTCACTGGCCTGGAAGGCACGGGTAAATCCACCATCGTCAGAGAACTTCTCAAAGAGCATGCTAAAAACCGGCAGACGTCGGAAGATCTTTGCCTTGTGAATAATTTTGACAATGATTATTGTCCGGTTGTCATTGAAATGCCGGCTGGATCAGCCGTCTATTTCAGCCAGAGCATGACCCGGTTCATCGAAGTGTTAAAGATAAAAATACCTGAATTCTTTGAAGCACCGTCTTTCCTGGAAGAGCAGAACGCCATTCACAAAGAAACTTCCATCCGGCAGAAAAAGTTGCTTGAGGATGTTGAACAATTTGCCCGGAACCTGGGGCTGTCAATTCTCAGGACACAAACCGATTATGAGGTCGTGCCGCTTTTGGACGGCAAACCCATGTCTCAGGAAGATTACCAGGCACTGGATGAGGCGGCCCTGCGAAAAATTGATGAAGCCATGGAGCAGGTTGAAGAAAAACTCAGTCCGTGCCTGATTGAAATGGACAATCTTGCTGAACAGATGGAGGCGGGATTAAAGGAAAAGGTTGCATCCATAACAGATCAGCTTATCTCCGAGCAGATTGATCCGGTGAGGTATTATTTCAAAGATTGCAAGGATATTCAAATATACCTGAAGAATGTCAAGCAGGACATTATTGATAATATCTCTTTGTTCCTGGGGGTTAAAAGCCAGGAAGAGAATGAAGGGGAAAAAGTCCTGGAAATGACCGGATCACTTGTGAAACGATACCAGGTCAATGTGCTTGTGGATCGAAGAAGGGAAAAAGGTGCGCCGGTGGTGTTTGAACCCAACCCGAGTTTTCATAACCTGTTTGGGAAAATCGAGAAAAAACCGGTTACAGGATCATTTGAAACGGATTTTACAATGGTCCAGGCAGGTTCATTGCTGAAAGCCAATAAAGGCTATCTTATTTTGGATATTGAACCGCTGTTGTCAAATCCGCTGGTCTGGGAATCGTTAAAAAGAACCTTGCAGGATTCACAGCTTCGGATTGAAGATATGCCCGACCAGTTGGATTACGGCATGCCTTCGCTGAAACCTGCTCCCATCCCATTGTCGGTAAAGGTGGTTCTTGTCGGCGGATATGAACCCTTCAGGATTTTACAGAGTGCGGATGCAAGGTTTAACAAGATATTTAAAGTCAGGGCGGATTTTGATTATGAAGCACCATTAACCGATGAAAATATCTACAATTATGCCCGGTTTATTGCCAGGGTCTGTAAAAAAGAGAACCTCCTGAGTTTTACCGCAGACGGTGTATGGGCAGTCATCGGGTATGGAAGCAGAATGGTTGCAAATCAGCAGAAACTGTCCTTGAGATTTGGTCCGATCCTTGGAATTTTAAAAGAGGCCGATTATTGGGCCAAAAAAGAGGGCGCTTCCGTGGTGTCTGAAAAATATGTGACCCTGGCTTTGAACCAGCAGCGGTTTCGCAACAATCTGTATGAAGAAAAATTATCCGAGGAGTTTGATGACCAATATGTCCTGATTGATGTGAAAGGGCGGACAACAGGACAGGTGAATGCTCTGGCGGTTTATGATATGGGTGAAATTGCCTTTGGCAGGCCCACAAGGATTACTGCGGAATCTTATATGGGGCCTGCAGGCATTATTAATGTTGAGCATGAATCCGATCTTTCGGGTCAGACTCATGATAAGGGGATCATGATTATCTCCGGCTATCTTGGCAGAATGTTTGCCCAGAATTATCCTTTGAGTGTCAGTATCAGCATTACATTTGAGCAAAGTTATGATGGCATTGACGGTGACAGCGCATCGTCCACGGAGTTGTATGCGGTTCTTTCCAGCCTTTCGGGCATTCCCATCCGCCAGGAAATCGCGGTTACAGGATCGGTGAATCAAAAGGGTGAGATCCAGGCCATTGGAGATGTGAATGAAAAAATAGAAGGATTTTATGATATTTGTGTGAAAAAAGGGCTGACAAAACACCAGGGGGTTATGATTCCGGCTTCAAATGTAAAAAATCTTGTTTTGAGAAAAGACGTTGTTCAGACCATTGAGTCAGGATGGTTTCATTTGTATAAGGTCACCAATATTGAAGAGGGCATTGAGGTGCTGACCGGTATTGCCGCCGGTCAACCGGATTCAAACGACTGCTATCCCAAAGAGACTGTTTTTGGCAAAGTTCAGGAAAAATTAAAGAAATACCATGAATTATCCTTGCAATTTGGAAAATAA
- a CDS encoding class I SAM-dependent methyltransferase, translating to MGYVFDFKDAGSYDAWFDKARNKYCLDLEIKLMLDLLSPEKGQRILDIGCGTGISLELLLDRGLILTGVEPSLYMLDLASKRLGNQVDLHRGTAESLPFDDNTFDCAILFTSLEFTERPAKAIEEACRVAKDNVVICVLNRYAPLNVLRRLKSFFMPDIYTQVHFFSIWELKQIVFAILGNVPVKWKTTLQFPFVYGRIAGFFENMNIVQKSCFGTLIGMRIKPVPKFRTRPLMLKVKERRVYNPTTGLATRMRQ from the coding sequence ATGGGATATGTATTTGATTTTAAAGATGCAGGATCATATGATGCCTGGTTTGATAAGGCCAGGAACAAGTATTGCCTGGATCTTGAAATCAAATTGATGCTGGATCTTTTATCTCCGGAAAAAGGACAGCGCATTCTTGATATTGGATGCGGAACGGGAATCAGCCTGGAACTTTTGCTGGACAGGGGACTTATTCTTACAGGTGTGGAACCTTCTTTGTACATGCTGGATCTGGCGTCAAAAAGGCTTGGCAATCAGGTGGATCTTCACCGGGGGACGGCTGAAAGTCTTCCTTTTGATGACAATACATTTGATTGCGCCATATTATTCACGAGCCTTGAATTTACGGAAAGGCCTGCCAAGGCTATTGAAGAAGCCTGCAGGGTGGCAAAGGATAATGTGGTTATCTGTGTTTTAAACCGGTATGCGCCTTTGAATGTGCTTCGCAGGCTTAAAAGTTTTTTTATGCCTGACATCTATACCCAGGTACATTTTTTCAGTATCTGGGAACTCAAACAGATTGTGTTTGCAATTCTGGGAAATGTTCCTGTGAAATGGAAAACAACCCTGCAGTTTCCATTTGTTTACGGGAGGATTGCAGGGTTTTTTGAAAACATGAACATTGTTCAAAAATCATGTTTCGGGACTCTTATAGGCATGCGGATTAAACCGGTGCCGAAATTTCGAACCCGTCCCTTAATGTTGAAGGTGAAAGAACGCAGAGTCTATAATCCTACAACTGGATTGGCCACAAGGATGCGGCAATAA
- a CDS encoding ATP-binding protein, protein MSKVIAMAGKGGVGKTTVSALVTRYFTKHQNDPLLAIDADPNSNLGETLGLNIEKTVGDVRENFMKDPQAVPSGMDKMIYLEMLMNQVLIEQDSFDLLVMGRQEGQGCYCMVNNILNRFADELEKNYKYLLVDNEAGMEHLSRRTSGKVDMLLLVTDYALRGLRAVGRINEMLGDLKLDVKHKGLIVNRAPETLSKAFLDEVERIGVPILCTIPDDANLLEFDMERRSVLELEDDSPAVFAVNQMMSKVKEIID, encoded by the coding sequence ATGAGCAAAGTAATCGCAATGGCAGGCAAGGGCGGAGTTGGCAAAACAACGGTTTCAGCACTGGTTACCCGGTATTTTACAAAACATCAGAATGATCCGCTTCTTGCAATTGACGCAGATCCCAACAGCAACCTGGGGGAAACCCTTGGGCTGAATATTGAAAAAACAGTGGGCGACGTTCGTGAAAATTTTATGAAAGATCCCCAGGCTGTTCCCTCGGGCATGGATAAGATGATTTATCTTGAAATGCTGATGAACCAGGTGCTGATTGAGCAGGATTCTTTTGATCTGCTGGTCATGGGCCGCCAGGAAGGCCAGGGCTGTTATTGCATGGTAAATAATATCCTGAACCGGTTTGCCGACGAGCTGGAAAAAAATTATAAATACCTGCTTGTTGACAATGAAGCCGGGATGGAGCATTTGAGCCGCAGAACCAGCGGCAAGGTTGATATGCTGCTGCTGGTCACAGACTATGCCTTAAGGGGGCTGAGGGCTGTGGGAAGAATCAATGAAATGCTGGGTGATCTTAAACTGGATGTGAAACATAAGGGCCTGATCGTTAACCGGGCACCGGAAACCTTGAGCAAAGCTTTTCTGGATGAGGTCGAAAGGATCGGTGTTCCAATACTCTGCACCATACCCGATGATGCCAACCTTCTTGAGTTTGATATGGAAAGACGGTCGGTTCTTGAGCTGGAGGATGATTCTCCCGCAGTTTTTGCTGTTAACCAGATGATGTCAAAAGTAAAAGAGATTATAGATTAA
- a CDS encoding UbiA-like polyprenyltransferase — protein MSGENYIVGLALLLKNKILVYGKMIKFSHTIFALPFAFSAVVMGWETHSPSAWDFFWILTAMVGARSAAMGFNRIADAEIDVKNARTAIREIPSGALSKKDVALFVGLSGLAFVLSAAMLSNLCFILSFPVLFFLMFYSYTKRFTKYCHLYLGFAISLAPVGAWVAITGTLSWSIVFLSLGLMTYIAGFDILYACQDIDFDRTEGLFSLPSTLGPKKAMQISSLLHVCTFVFLLSMYAAFGMHPVFLVFLGVIGLLLIAEHQMVKPDNLTQINMAFFQMNSIISVLLFVGVLTQGFLK, from the coding sequence ATGAGTGGTGAGAATTATATTGTCGGTTTAGCGTTGCTTTTAAAAAATAAAATACTGGTTTACGGGAAAATGATTAAGTTTTCCCATACAATTTTTGCTCTTCCCTTTGCTTTTTCAGCTGTGGTGATGGGGTGGGAAACGCATTCACCGTCTGCCTGGGATTTTTTCTGGATCTTAACGGCCATGGTGGGCGCAAGATCGGCTGCCATGGGATTTAACCGTATTGCGGATGCGGAGATTGATGTTAAAAATGCCAGGACAGCCATCAGGGAAATACCTTCAGGCGCATTGTCAAAAAAAGATGTGGCTTTGTTTGTCGGATTGTCGGGTCTGGCATTTGTGTTGTCCGCAGCCATGTTGTCAAACCTGTGTTTTATCCTTTCTTTTCCGGTTTTGTTTTTTTTGATGTTTTATTCCTATACCAAGAGGTTTACAAAATATTGTCACCTTTATCTTGGGTTTGCCATCTCCCTTGCTCCGGTGGGGGCATGGGTTGCGATTACCGGCACTCTTTCATGGAGCATTGTTTTCCTGAGTCTTGGCCTTATGACCTATATTGCCGGATTTGATATTTTATATGCCTGCCAGGACATTGATTTTGATCGGACAGAGGGGCTTTTTTCCCTGCCGTCAACATTGGGGCCTAAAAAGGCCATGCAGATCTCTTCTTTGCTTCATGTGTGTACCTTTGTGTTTCTTTTGTCCATGTATGCAGCCTTTGGCATGCATCCGGTTTTTTTAGTGTTTCTCGGCGTCATAGGTTTGTTGTTGATTGCCGAACACCAGATGGTTAAACCTGATAATTTAACGCAGATTAACATGGCATTTTTTCAAATGAATTCAATTATTTCCGTTCTTCTGTTTGTCGGTGTGCTGACCCAGGGCTTTTTAAAATGA
- a CDS encoding MFS transporter: MPLLENKKIILFFGCLAIFFPGAFVFGFPGVMASEWQTLFHVNKAQIGRLMFFILAGTGSAMYLAGKLQEKIPSRFIIFTGSLACSLATLFVGQATCMEHVYIWAFLEGFFCAFVYIPCLTIFQKIFPENKGLITGILNLTFGGASAVMSPIFTYLLVLKGYEFTSVFAGFLSIAFGTSVAFLIKTPGKYKAKGGPQLSTLSFKQTVSLSSFRLLWCVWALSGAAGVSLIVLASSFGRQLGYGITQYVYILTCFNILNGIGRLVCGRLSDRYSKQKILMIVFLMASCAYCLMPWFSHLYVVSFLACFIGLAFGALFTVSAPLVTEVFGLENFGKVFGLVFTAYGFFAGFLGPWLSGIILDMTHSNFKIVFSLFAVFYLISSVLIMRVKILGNDKQVVVCPSDDQGNFIKLEQSS; the protein is encoded by the coding sequence ATGCCGTTGCTTGAAAATAAAAAAATAATTCTTTTTTTCGGATGCCTGGCCATATTTTTTCCTGGTGCTTTTGTGTTTGGTTTCCCCGGTGTCATGGCATCGGAATGGCAGACTCTTTTTCATGTGAACAAGGCTCAAATCGGTCGTCTTATGTTTTTTATCCTTGCCGGGACAGGGTCTGCAATGTATCTGGCCGGTAAACTGCAGGAAAAAATCCCCAGCCGTTTTATTATTTTTACCGGAAGTTTAGCCTGTTCTCTTGCCACTTTGTTTGTCGGTCAGGCAACCTGCATGGAACATGTTTATATCTGGGCGTTTCTTGAAGGATTTTTTTGTGCCTTTGTTTATATCCCGTGCCTCACTATTTTTCAAAAAATATTTCCTGAAAATAAAGGTTTGATTACCGGTATCCTCAATTTAACCTTTGGGGGGGCTTCGGCTGTCATGTCACCGATCTTTACATATCTTCTTGTTTTAAAAGGCTATGAGTTTACCTCTGTTTTTGCAGGTTTCCTCTCCATTGCTTTTGGGACATCGGTTGCCTTCTTGATCAAAACTCCGGGCAAATACAAAGCAAAAGGGGGGCCGCAATTATCGACCTTGTCCTTTAAACAGACAGTGAGTCTGTCGTCTTTTCGTCTTCTATGGTGCGTATGGGCCTTGTCGGGTGCGGCAGGTGTTTCCCTGATTGTTCTTGCGTCTTCTTTTGGCAGGCAGTTGGGATATGGTATCACCCAATATGTTTATATATTGACCTGTTTTAACATATTAAACGGTATTGGCCGACTTGTTTGCGGCAGGCTGTCAGACCGATATTCCAAACAAAAAATTTTGATGATAGTTTTTCTGATGGCATCGTGTGCATATTGTCTGATGCCGTGGTTCAGCCATCTTTATGTGGTAAGCTTTTTAGCCTGTTTTATAGGGCTTGCCTTTGGCGCATTGTTTACTGTTTCAGCACCTCTGGTGACCGAGGTTTTCGGACTTGAAAATTTTGGGAAAGTGTTTGGTCTGGTGTTTACGGCATATGGATTTTTTGCAGGATTTTTAGGGCCCTGGCTGTCCGGAATAATTCTTGATATGACCCATTCAAATTTTAAGATTGTGTTCAGCTTGTTTGCCGTATTTTATCTGATTTCATCTGTTCTGATTATGAGGGTGAAAATACTGGGAAATGATAAACAGGTTGTTGTTTGCCCGTCAGATGATCAGGGAAATTTTATAAAACTTGAACAATCATCTTAA
- a CDS encoding CCA tRNA nucleotidyltransferase has translation MILHKTDKTVRFILKTLRENGFSSYIVGGAVRDILLQRVPDDVDVLTCASIQEIESVFLGQNIKRVGKTFPICLVNGVEISSGRALFDVSTFPESDLAKRDFTINAMAYDPMAKNVIDPFNGRKDLEDGVIRFTKDPEKRIVEDPVRMVRACRFMAMIQGSFDASSLKGIMACKDLLDSAAAKERISHEIMKAMDLEKPSLFFRALKTTGLLPKIFPSLDQCHDLDGGPHHGETVFEHCMLVGDALPKGFPMLRLAGFLHDAGKFDAAKIEEGKLTFIGHETQTQGVIRDLTTLRFALKDISYITSLIQVHMRPLTDESTPRAVRRLLCTLEQYNLDYRDFMRMRIADKKGNLLKRPYTLSEIRVRLKKIFDELAEQSGFRMSHLEITGDDIMRILGIASGPQVGRIKQLLFEKVLDDPGLNNYKELKKICRCLKIKK, from the coding sequence TTGATTCTTCACAAAACAGACAAAACGGTGCGGTTTATTTTAAAGACTCTTAGGGAAAACGGATTCTCATCTTATATTGTAGGCGGTGCTGTCAGGGATATTTTGTTGCAAAGAGTGCCGGATGATGTGGATGTATTGACTTGTGCATCCATACAAGAGATTGAGTCTGTTTTTTTGGGGCAAAACATAAAAAGGGTTGGTAAAACTTTTCCCATCTGCCTGGTAAACGGTGTTGAGATATCTTCCGGGCGGGCATTGTTTGACGTATCCACTTTTCCTGAGTCAGATCTGGCAAAAAGAGATTTTACCATCAATGCAATGGCCTATGATCCCATGGCAAAAAATGTCATTGATCCCTTTAACGGAAGAAAAGACCTTGAAGACGGCGTAATCAGGTTCACAAAAGACCCTGAAAAAAGAATAGTGGAAGATCCCGTGAGAATGGTACGGGCCTGTAGGTTTATGGCCATGATACAAGGATCTTTTGACGCATCTTCCCTTAAGGGTATTATGGCGTGTAAAGACCTGTTGGACAGTGCCGCAGCAAAAGAGAGAATTTCCCATGAAATCATGAAAGCCATGGATCTGGAAAAGCCTTCCTTGTTTTTCAGGGCGTTAAAAACAACAGGCTTGTTGCCAAAAATCTTTCCAAGCCTTGATCAATGCCATGACCTTGATGGAGGTCCCCATCATGGTGAAACCGTATTTGAACACTGTATGCTTGTTGGGGATGCACTGCCCAAGGGCTTTCCTATGCTGAGGCTTGCAGGGTTCCTGCATGATGCTGGAAAATTTGATGCCGCAAAAATAGAAGAGGGCAAATTAACCTTTATCGGGCATGAGACGCAGACCCAAGGGGTAATAAGGGATTTGACAACATTAAGGTTTGCGCTTAAGGATATCTCTTATATCACATCTTTGATACAGGTTCACATGAGGCCGTTGACTGATGAGAGTACCCCCAGGGCAGTAAGGCGGCTTCTTTGTACACTGGAACAATACAACCTTGATTACCGGGATTTTATGCGAATGCGCATTGCTGATAAAAAAGGCAATTTGCTCAAAAGACCCTATACCCTGTCTGAAATCCGTGTGAGGCTGAAAAAAATATTTGATGAACTGGCTGAACAATCAGGGTTTCGTATGAGTCATCTTGAGATCACAGGAGATGATATTATGCGTATTCTGGGTATTGCATCAGGACCACAGGTAGGCAGAATAAAACAACTGCTGTTTGAAAAGGTATTGGATGATCCAGGCCTGAATAATTATAAGGAGTTGAAAAAAATATGCCGTTGCTTGAAAATAAAAAAATAA